The DNA window CACACTATCAAATGCGCAGCtccatctcagcctcatcgaACTTCACATTCACGCAACTCCGTAAGTATACCTTACACCTTCTCCGACACAGTCCCAACTCACTTCGCTGCACTCTGAATCGCCTCACCTAACTCAGCGCCTACTTGCGCATCTCGCTGCGCCATGGCTACCGATACCCCAAAACTGCTCTGGAATCCTGATAACGTCAAGGATGTCGCAGAGTCGGTCGGCATCAGCTCTCTCAACGAAGAAGCGCTCAAGTGCTTGGCACAGGACGTAGAATACCGAATCGGCCAGGTCATCGTGGAGTCTCTGCGCTTCATGCGCGCCGCCCGCAGAACAACCCTCACCGTCAACGACATCTCCCTCGCGCTCAGGGCGCTCGACGTAGAGCCCCTCTACGGCTACGATTCTACGCGTCCGCTACGGTACGGCGAGGCCAGTCTCGGACCTGGCCAGCCGCTGTTCTacattgaggatgaggaggtcGATTTTgaaaagctcatcaatgCGCCTCTGCCTAAGGTGCCGCGCGACATGGGCTTTACGGGTACGTTTTCTGGTCGAAGCACGATTCCACCCTAACGTCTTCAGCGCACTGGCTCGCCATCGAAGGTGTCCAGCCTTCCATCCCTCAGAACCCCACGACTTCCGAATCTCGATCGCAGGAACTCCTTCCCAAGGGACCTGGTGCGAACCCTGCCTTGTCCGCCTTGGCAGGCAATGACAATGTCTCCATGAAACCATCTGTTAAGCACATTGTGAGCAAGGAGCTTATACTCTACTTTGACAAAATCCAGGCTGCTGTTCTCGACGACAATCCTGACGAAGAAGTGGTACGCCTACGGCAAGCCGCTCTCGGTTCCGTGAGAGACGACCCTGGTCTGCACCAGCTCATCCCATACTtcatcaccttcatcatggacCGAGTAACACACCACCTCGATGACACCTTCACTCTTAagcagatgatggagttgacgAATGCTCTCATCGAGAACAAGAGCCTTTTCCTGGATCCCTACGCCAGTCCCCTGTCGGCGCCTGCTCTCACTTGTCTAATGGCGAGAAAATTGGGCACTGACGAAGGCACGGATGCTCTCAAGGAGCAGTATGATCTCCGACAGCTGGCTGCATCTCTGGTAGGACGAATTGCGCGCAAATATTCTGCTTCCAACACACTCCTACGACCCAAGTTGACGAGGACATGCCTCAAATACTTTCTCGACCCTACCAAACCCCCTGCAGTTCTCTACGGTGCCATCCACGGCCTTTTGGAAGCAGGAGGTCCAGAGGCAATCCGCGTGCTGGTGCTACGTAACTTGCAGACTTTTGACTCGGGGATCCTACAGCCTCTGAAGGAAAAGGCAGAGGGCACAATGGACTACGAGATGCTGGTCCAGGGCATAGTACAGGCTGTGGCTTCGCTGGCAGATCATGTCGAATCAGACACCAACGGAGTCAATGGTGCAGCAAACGTCGAGACAGAGATATCCGAACTCAAGGACTTTATCGGACCCATCATTGGGGAAAAGATTGCATCTGCGGGTAGTCGGAGACTGATCAGGACAATACTGGATGCTCGATTCTTGGATTAGAGAGTTGGCACGTAATATTCACGACAGGCGAATGGCGTTTGGTTGCGAATACCTCACGAGGTGTTGGTTAGAACAGGCTCAAGCATTTCAAGGCGCTTGTGTACAGATAATAAAATTGTTTGCTCAAAGTCAGGAATGCCCTCAGGCTAATACTCGTACACGAGTTTCTCATCCTTGCCGTACTCCTTCCCTTATCCATTGTATCATCCACTGCGAACCATGCCATCTAGGCCCCTCATCTTCAATTTTGGTGTTTTACAGGAAAGCAACCAGGCCAATAGCTCCGAGGAAACTGGCAGCCCAGATGTACTTATCGGCCTGGACAATAGTCGTCTTGGCGAAACCCTTGCCAGCGTCGTACAGGAGGTGCTTGAAACCGCTGATGGCGTGGTAGACGAAGGGGAAGCCCAGCGTGAACTTGATGCCGCCCTTGACAGCGAGGGGCAGACCAGCAGCGAAGCTGGCGATGCTTGCGCTCTCGAGGTGAAGTCCGACAAGAGGGGCGGCGAGGTAGGCAAGGGAGAAACCGTACATGGTCGCGGAGAGGGTGCAGCCGGTGATTCGGTTCCAGGCGGAGCTACCGAACCATGTCTGCTCGATCTTGTAGATGGCCAGATGGGGAGAGACGGGACGGTTGAGGCGCTGGTTGACGAGGATCTGGTGGCCGTCTTGCTGCGAGACCTTGGTAGAACCGACGGCGCTGCGAATGTCAGGCGGGTGAAGCTCAATTGATGCTGGGGACGTACCGTAGGGGGGAAGAGGTAGAGATTCCAGCAGCGAGAGCAGCCTTGGGGATGTTCTGGGCGAAGAAGGGCTTGGTCGCGCCTATAGAGCTGTTAGATATCGGAATGTCGAGGCTCAGGTTGCGAAAGTACCTTGACGAAGAGCGGCGACGCCAACACGTTGAGCGAGCATGGTGGCGGATTATGAGTATCTATCGATGTCGAAGAGAAAGGGTTCAGCCAAGGTCCGGTCAACGAGATCGTCAGCGTCGATTCTTCAAGGGCGAGATCCGTACAGTATCTGGGtatcaatgatgatggctcCCTATTCTCGAGATATCGGAACGGGCCTCCTCGGCTTCTCGGTCCAATCAGCCAATGGGATGATGTCAATTCCTCATCTCGGAACGCACGTGACCCTTTCTCACGTGCATAGCTCGACTGACTAAGCAGGATCGTGAGTTTTGTTAACGCGATTTTTTTTGTCGCGGTTggcttttcctttcttctttagATAGACAAGAACGTTCGCCGCACGCTGTCTAGTGTAGAGAGTGGACAGCATTGTAGGCAGGGTCTTTGGACTCGAGAACAGTTCTTAGAAGAATATTGGGAAATTGGATCCGTCGTTAATCTCGACACCTAGTTTTCCCGTCTAGGTGTCGTTTCATTTTTGAGATCTACATGCTGATGCATATGTGCTTGTGATATTGACGCTCGAATGTGTGTTTAGTGTGCCCGTGATTATACTGCTTGTTTACTGGCTGCGGTTGACGACTTGAGGTGCTCAACGTGAATGTCAATTGATTATGGCTGTAGCGTACTACTGAACACCGGACAACGATGGCATCACGGCTTTGATGCCGTCTTCAAGGTATTAGAACATACGCCGCAGCAATGTCATGGGAGTTGGAGTTTGTGTAAGTGAACTGCGCCAAGGACTCACCATTCTGTTAGATGATTGCCGtccttgaagaagcatgCTCTCGAGTTCATCATCGCTCAGTTCACGTTGAGGCCAGAACAAAGACAACGAAACTGACGTCAGGCTATGA is part of the Fusarium fujikuroi IMI 58289 draft genome, chromosome FFUJ_chr07 genome and encodes:
- a CDS encoding related to TATA-binding protein-associated-factor, whose amino-acid sequence is MATDTPKLLWNPDNVKDVAESVGISSLNEEALKCLAQDVEYRIGQVIVESLRFMRAARRTTLTVNDISLALRALDVEPLYGYDSTRPLRYGEASLGPGQPLFYIEDEEVDFEKLINAPLPKVPRDMGFTAHWLAIEGVQPSIPQNPTTSESRSQELLPKGPGANPALSALAGNDNVSMKPSVKHIVSKELILYFDKIQAAVLDDNPDEEVVRLRQAALGSVRDDPGLHQLIPYFITFIMDRVTHHLDDTFTLKQMMELTNALIENKSLFLDPYASPLSAPALTCLMARKLGTDEGTDALKEQYDLRQLAASLVGRIARKYSASNTLLRPKLTRTCLKYFLDPTKPPAVLYGAIHGLLEAGGPEAIRVLVLRNLQTFDSGILQPLKEKAEGTMDYEMLVQGIVQAVASLADHVESDTNGVNGAANVETEISELKDFIGPIIGEKIASAGSRRLIRTILDARFLD
- a CDS encoding related to cytochrome b-large subunit, which encodes MLAQRVGVAALRQGATKPFFAQNIPKAALAAGISTSSPLRAVGSTKVSQQDGHQILVNQRLNRPVSPHLAIYKIEQTWFGSSAWNRITGCTLSATMYGFSLAYLAAPLVGLHLESASIASFAAGLPLAVKGGIKFTLGFPFVYHAISGFKHLLYDAGKGFAKTTIVQADKYIWAASFLGAIGLVAFL